From Candidatus Hydrogenedentota bacterium, the proteins below share one genomic window:
- the rplN gene encoding 50S ribosomal protein L14, which translates to MIQIYTNLDVADNTGARRIRCMQVMGGTRRRYAHLGDIITATVKEALPNSNVKKGDVVKAVVVRTRQDTQRPDGTVIRFDSNAAVLINPNKEPQGTRIFGPVPRELREKGFMRIVSLAPEVV; encoded by the coding sequence ATGATACAGATTTACACTAACCTGGACGTTGCGGATAACACCGGTGCGCGGCGCATTCGGTGCATGCAGGTGATGGGCGGCACCCGGCGCCGGTACGCCCATTTGGGCGACATTATCACGGCCACGGTCAAAGAAGCGCTGCCGAATTCCAACGTGAAGAAGGGCGATGTGGTCAAAGCGGTGGTGGTTCGCACCAGGCAAGACACGCAACGGCCGGACGGGACGGTGATCCGTTTCGATTCGAACGCGGCGGTATTGATCAACCCGAACAAGGAGCCCCAGGGGACGCGCATCTTCGGTCCCGTGCCGCGCGAGCTTCGCGAAAAGGGGTTTATGCGCATTGTGTCGCTGGCGCCGGAAGTCGTGTGA
- the rplX gene encoding 50S ribosomal protein L24: MYIHKGDTVVVITGSYKGSRGRVLRVFPKRNRVTVEGVNLIKRHTRPSHRNQQGGIVEREAPIDISNVLPWCESAGRPSRVGIKHLEDGSRVRYYKVNGETLND; this comes from the coding sequence ATGTACATTCATAAAGGCGATACGGTGGTTGTGATCACTGGCAGCTATAAAGGCAGCCGGGGGCGCGTGTTGCGCGTGTTTCCGAAGCGCAACCGCGTTACGGTCGAGGGTGTGAACCTGATCAAGCGTCATACCCGGCCTTCGCACCGGAATCAGCAGGGCGGCATTGTGGAGCGCGAGGCGCCGATTGACATCTCGAACGTGCTTCCGTGGTGCGAGTCGGCGGGACGCCCGTCGCGCGTGGGCATCAAGCATCTCGAAGACGGCTCGCGCGTGCGGTATTACAAGGTGAACGGTGAGACGTTAAACGACTAG
- the rplE gene encoding 50S ribosomal protein L5 translates to MAARLREYYRETVRGALMQELGRKNVMNVPKLEKIVVNVGVGDSQTEPRYLEEAMDWLALITGQKGSIRTARRSIAGFKVREGAKIACTVTLRGNRMYEFLDRLLNIAIPRIRDFRGLSPKSFDKQGNYTLGLREQTIFPELDVDSISRVRGMNITFVISNSNSADDSHALLRKFGMPFRG, encoded by the coding sequence GTGGCGGCTAGATTGAGAGAATATTATCGCGAGACGGTTCGCGGCGCGTTGATGCAGGAACTTGGCCGTAAGAACGTGATGAACGTGCCGAAGCTGGAGAAGATCGTCGTGAACGTCGGAGTGGGCGATTCACAGACGGAACCGCGGTATTTGGAGGAGGCGATGGATTGGCTCGCGCTCATCACGGGCCAGAAGGGCAGTATCCGTACAGCCCGGCGCTCCATCGCGGGCTTCAAGGTGCGCGAGGGCGCGAAGATCGCCTGCACGGTGACGCTTCGGGGCAACCGCATGTATGAGTTCCTGGACCGGCTGTTGAACATCGCGATTCCCCGTATCCGCGACTTTCGCGGGCTTTCGCCGAAGAGTTTTGACAAGCAGGGCAATTACACGCTGGGTTTGCGGGAGCAGACGATTTTCCCGGAACTCGACGTTGACAGCATCAGCCGCGTGCGCGGCATGAACATAACGTTTGTGATTAGCAATTCGAATAGCGCCGACGACAGCCACGCTTTGTTGCGGAAATTCGGGATGCCCTTCCGCGGCTGA
- a CDS encoding type Z 30S ribosomal protein S14 encodes MAKKSMIAKAKRAPKFKVRAYHRCRVCGRPRSYMRKFALCRICFRNLALEGQLPGVTKSSW; translated from the coding sequence GTGGCCAAGAAATCAATGATCGCCAAGGCCAAACGCGCGCCGAAATTCAAGGTGCGGGCCTATCACCGGTGCCGCGTGTGCGGGCGTCCGCGAAGCTATATGCGCAAATTTGCGTTGTGCCGCATTTGTTTCCGCAATTTGGCGTTGGAAGGTCAACTGCCCGGCGTGACCAAGTCGAGCTGGTAA
- the rpsH gene encoding 30S ribosomal protein S8, producing the protein MSMNDPIADLLTRIRNALGAKHDVVDIPASALKEQICEVLKREGYIEDFNRVDDGLQGILHVTLRYLPSGEPVLKGLRRVSKPSLRVRARCNEIKPVRSGLGITILTTSSGVMTSKQAREARVGGEVLCEVW; encoded by the coding sequence ATGTCGATGAACGATCCGATTGCCGACCTGTTGACGCGTATTCGCAATGCCTTGGGCGCAAAGCACGACGTGGTCGATATTCCCGCGTCCGCTCTCAAAGAGCAGATCTGTGAGGTATTGAAGCGGGAGGGATACATCGAGGACTTCAACAGGGTAGATGATGGTCTTCAGGGCATTTTGCATGTTACGCTGCGTTATTTGCCCAGCGGAGAGCCTGTCTTGAAGGGTCTTCGCCGGGTGAGCAAGCCGAGTCTTCGCGTGCGCGCCCGCTGCAACGAGATCAAACCCGTGCGCAGCGGCCTGGGCATCACAATCCTGACGACGTCTTCGGGCGTGATGACCAGCAAGCAGGCGCGCGAGGCACGCGTAGGTGGCGAGGTACTGTGCGAGGTCTGGTAG
- the rplF gene encoding 50S ribosomal protein L6 — translation MSRVGKLPVAIPDGVKVEVSARRIHVAGPKGTLEHFIHPDVSVALENNQIVVSRSSDNPEVRSLHGLTRALIYNLVVGVTQGYQRVLQIEGVGYRASMQGKSLNLAVGHSHPVVVEPPAGIAFEVEGTQTIKVSGIDKQLVGQVAANIRAWRKPEPYQGKGIRYRDERIRRKVGKAGAG, via the coding sequence GTGTCACGAGTAGGGAAACTGCCCGTTGCGATCCCGGACGGGGTGAAGGTGGAGGTGTCCGCCAGGCGCATCCATGTCGCGGGCCCGAAAGGAACGCTGGAGCACTTTATTCATCCGGACGTGAGCGTGGCGCTCGAGAACAACCAGATCGTGGTATCCCGGTCGAGCGACAATCCGGAAGTTCGTTCGCTTCACGGCCTGACGCGGGCGCTTATTTACAATCTTGTGGTTGGCGTCACGCAGGGTTACCAGCGGGTGCTTCAGATCGAGGGCGTGGGGTATCGCGCCTCCATGCAGGGCAAGAGCCTGAACCTGGCAGTGGGGCACAGCCACCCCGTAGTGGTAGAGCCTCCGGCGGGCATTGCCTTCGAGGTGGAAGGCACGCAGACGATCAAGGTGAGTGGTATCGATAAGCAATTGGTCGGGCAGGTCGCGGCGAACATTCGCGCGTGGCGGAAGCCCGAGCCGTACCAGGGCAAAGGGATTCGCTACCGCGATGAGCGCATCCGCCGTAAGGTCGGCAAGGCGGGTGCCGGCTGA
- the rplR gene encoding 50S ribosomal protein L18, with the protein MAKTREKMRLRERRRLRVRQRVNGTAEQPRLCVFRSTKHIYAQIIDDSAGRTLASASSVSAKVPGGNIEGAKAVGKAIAEKAKAASITRVCFDRGGNLFHGRVKALADAAREAGLEF; encoded by the coding sequence ATGGCGAAGACAAGAGAGAAGATGCGTTTGCGGGAGCGCCGCAGGTTGCGCGTGCGCCAGCGTGTCAATGGAACCGCCGAGCAGCCGCGGCTGTGCGTGTTTCGTTCCACCAAACACATATACGCCCAGATTATTGATGACAGTGCCGGCAGGACGCTGGCGTCGGCCTCTTCCGTGTCGGCCAAGGTGCCGGGCGGCAACATCGAGGGAGCAAAGGCCGTGGGCAAGGCGATTGCCGAGAAAGCCAAAGCCGCTTCGATCACCAGAGTGTGTTTTGACCGGGGAGGCAATCTGTTTCACGGCCGCGTAAAGGCGCTTGCCGATGCGGCCCGGGAAGCGGGACTTGAATTTTAG
- the rpsE gene encoding 30S ribosomal protein S5, with amino-acid sequence MEQVVKIYRVAKVVKGGRRFKFSAIVVVGDGEGHVGAALGKATEVPEAIRKAIEKAKREMVSVPIVSTTIPHEVIGRSGAAEVLMKPASLGTGVIAGGPVRAVVEAAGYRNILTKSLGSNNATNVVWATLDGLRQLETIETVGKRRGLDVTDIL; translated from the coding sequence ATCGAGCAGGTCGTCAAGATCTACCGTGTCGCGAAGGTGGTGAAAGGCGGACGCCGTTTCAAGTTCAGCGCGATCGTCGTCGTGGGCGACGGCGAGGGGCACGTGGGCGCGGCGCTGGGGAAGGCGACGGAAGTGCCCGAAGCCATCCGTAAAGCCATCGAAAAGGCGAAGCGCGAGATGGTGTCGGTGCCGATCGTGAGCACGACGATCCCCCACGAAGTGATAGGCAGGTCTGGCGCGGCGGAGGTCTTGATGAAGCCGGCCTCGCTCGGCACGGGCGTAATCGCCGGCGGACCGGTGCGCGCGGTCGTTGAAGCCGCGGGGTACCGTAACATCTTGACCAAGTCGCTGGGGTCGAATAATGCCACGAATGTGGTTTGGGCGACCTTGGACGGTTTGCGGCAACTGGAAACGATCGAGACGGTCGGGAAACGGCGCGGTCTCGACGTGACAGATATCCTGTAA